Proteins found in one Ischnura elegans chromosome 11, ioIscEleg1.1, whole genome shotgun sequence genomic segment:
- the LOC124167614 gene encoding myb/SANT-like DNA-binding domain-containing protein 3, which produces MDGKRLTAIEKEFLVDLVGEKKNVVESRKTDCVALSQKTTAWREIAADFNGREGVTKRTWQQLKRSWENLKAKRERDLAALNQQRMATGGGPYVPQVVDTTPELEVVFPSIEHNIPNTGDSDEVPTVEGR; this is translated from the exons ATGGACGGTAAGAGGTTGACGGCTATTGAGAAAGAGTTCTTAGTGGATCTGGTGGGAGAAAAGAAGAATGTAGTAGAGAGCAGGAAGACGGATTGTGTGGCTCTCAGCCAAAAAACCACGGCATGGAGGGAGATTGCTGCAGATTTTAATGGGCGGGAAGGAGTTACGAAG CGGACGTGGCAACAACTGAAAAGGTCGTGGGAAAACCTAAAGGCTAAAAGGGAGAGGGATTTAGCTGCTCTAAACCAGCAGAGGATGGCAACTGGGGGAGGCCCATATGTCCCGCAGGTCGTGGACACGACTCCGGAGTTGGAAGTCGTTTTCCCGTCCATTGAGCACAATATACCCAACACGGGAGATTCGGACGAGGTGCCAACGGTAGAGGGTAGGTAA